In Streptomyces sp. NBC_01426, one genomic interval encodes:
- a CDS encoding amidohydrolase, with protein sequence MPVAGIAPAPDGRRPAADLLVRNAKVFTGDPDRPAARGVAIRAGRIVGIGDDHELGGLVGPATRVIDALGRRVVPGLNDSHLHVIRGGLNYVLELRWDGVRSLRQALAMLREQAGRTPKGQWIRVVGGWTAEQFAERRMPTVAELNAAAPDTPVFVLHLYQSALMNRAAVRAAGFDRDTPDPRGGQIVRGRDGEPNGVLLAAPSALVLYSTLAKAPTLGEADKRTSTRHFLRELNRFGLTSAVDAAGGFQNFPDNYATVTDLARTGELSLRIAYHLFPQTAGQEIADLTRWTETVRPEDGDEWLRLNGAGENLTWAAADFENFSEPRPELAAGYESEFETAVRLLSEKGWGFRLHATYDETIRRDLAVFEKLAAEGLFPGGGRWLFDHAETVSDDSLDRIAALGGALSVQNRMSFQGAAFLDRYGREAASRTPPVRAMLDRGLTVAAGTDATRVSSYNPWVSLHWLVTGRTVGGTSLYPAGNLIDRETALVLYTRGGARLTGEDDVKGVLKEGCFGDLAILTQDYLTVPEDAIPDIESVLTVVGGRIVHAAAEYEGLDEPVPPVSPHWSPVAHFGGYQARPAYGAGGAGGVRQADAMAEVAAESEQHRLWRVARGAAPEAAPPVADPCFTH encoded by the coding sequence ATGCCGGTCGCGGGCATAGCCCCGGCCCCCGACGGGCGGCGACCGGCCGCCGACCTGCTCGTGCGCAACGCCAAGGTGTTCACCGGAGACCCGGACCGGCCGGCGGCCCGGGGCGTCGCGATCCGCGCCGGACGGATCGTGGGCATCGGCGACGACCACGAGCTCGGGGGCCTCGTGGGACCGGCGACCAGGGTGATCGACGCCCTGGGGCGCCGGGTCGTCCCCGGCCTGAACGACTCGCACCTGCACGTCATCCGGGGCGGCCTGAACTACGTGCTGGAACTGCGCTGGGACGGGGTGCGCTCGCTGCGCCAAGCCCTCGCGATGCTCCGCGAACAGGCCGGCCGGACCCCCAAGGGGCAGTGGATCCGGGTCGTCGGCGGCTGGACCGCGGAGCAGTTCGCCGAACGGCGGATGCCGACGGTGGCCGAGCTGAACGCCGCCGCGCCCGACACCCCGGTGTTCGTGCTCCACCTCTACCAGTCGGCCCTGATGAACCGCGCCGCGGTGCGGGCCGCCGGCTTCGACCGCGACACCCCCGACCCGCGGGGCGGGCAGATCGTGCGCGGCAGGGACGGCGAGCCGAACGGCGTGCTCCTGGCGGCGCCGAGCGCGCTCGTCCTGTACTCCACCCTCGCCAAGGCGCCCACCCTCGGCGAAGCCGACAAGCGGACCTCCACCCGACACTTCCTGCGGGAACTGAACCGCTTCGGCCTGACCTCGGCGGTGGACGCGGCCGGCGGCTTCCAGAACTTCCCCGACAACTACGCCACCGTCACCGACCTGGCCCGCACGGGAGAGCTGTCCCTGCGGATCGCCTACCACCTCTTCCCGCAGACGGCCGGCCAGGAGATCGCCGACCTGACCCGCTGGACCGAGACGGTCAGGCCCGAGGACGGCGACGAGTGGCTCCGCCTGAACGGCGCGGGCGAGAACCTGACCTGGGCGGCCGCCGACTTCGAGAACTTCTCCGAACCACGACCCGAACTCGCCGCCGGCTACGAGAGCGAGTTCGAGACGGCGGTGCGGCTGCTGTCGGAGAAGGGCTGGGGCTTCCGCCTCCACGCCACCTACGACGAGACGATCCGCCGCGACCTGGCCGTCTTCGAGAAGCTCGCCGCCGAAGGACTCTTCCCGGGCGGCGGCCGCTGGCTCTTCGACCACGCCGAAACGGTCTCCGACGACAGCCTGGACCGCATCGCCGCGCTCGGCGGCGCCCTGTCCGTCCAGAACCGGATGTCGTTCCAGGGCGCCGCCTTCCTGGACCGGTACGGGCGCGAGGCCGCCTCCCGCACTCCGCCGGTCCGCGCGATGCTGGACCGCGGCCTGACCGTCGCCGCCGGAACCGACGCCACGCGCGTGTCCTCGTACAACCCCTGGGTCTCGCTGCACTGGCTGGTGACGGGCCGCACCGTCGGCGGTACGTCGCTCTACCCGGCCGGGAACCTGATCGACCGGGAGACCGCGCTGGTCCTCTACACCCGCGGCGGGGCCCGGCTCACCGGCGAGGACGACGTGAAGGGCGTGCTGAAGGAGGGCTGTTTCGGCGACCTCGCCATCCTGACGCAGGACTACCTGACCGTCCCCGAGGACGCGATCCCCGACATCGAGTCCGTCCTCACCGTCGTCGGCGGTCGGATCGTCCACGCCGCGGCCGAGTACGAGGGCCTCGACGAGCCGGTCCCGCCGGTCAGCCCGCACTGGAGCCCGG
- a CDS encoding COX15/CtaA family protein produces the protein MRTPLSWAAGRFTLGPRSVRWAATTSVVAAIAIVVGGGIVRVTGSGLGCPEWPMCTTGTLAPTSEMGLHGAIEFGNRLLTGVLCVIVGWVVVTARLQRRPMPAVLRGAWAQFWVVVLNALVGGVTVWMRLSPYVVAAHFLAATLLLTAAVWTRHAVPAGDGGPPSDLSPGRRPAGRHRTLSWALVATTALLVVAGTVTTGSGPHAGDSSDVRRMPFDWATVTVVHGVLAAAVLVLAVRLLAVLPREGYRAARRTTVLFVAVLVAQGAVGVFQSRTGLPELAVILHLLGSALVWVGVLRVHLTLRAADTALSGLYAGAVRRETVGGAARG, from the coding sequence GTGCGCACTCCTCTCTCCTGGGCGGCGGGCAGGTTCACGCTCGGTCCCCGCAGCGTCCGGTGGGCCGCGACGACGTCCGTGGTGGCGGCCATCGCGATCGTCGTGGGCGGCGGGATCGTCCGGGTCACCGGTTCCGGCCTGGGTTGCCCCGAATGGCCGATGTGCACGACGGGAACACTCGCCCCCACCTCCGAGATGGGACTGCACGGCGCGATCGAGTTCGGCAACAGGCTGCTCACCGGGGTGCTGTGCGTGATCGTGGGATGGGTCGTCGTCACCGCGCGCCTCCAGCGGCGTCCGATGCCCGCCGTACTGCGCGGCGCCTGGGCGCAGTTCTGGGTCGTCGTCCTGAACGCCCTGGTGGGCGGGGTCACCGTGTGGATGCGGCTGAGCCCCTACGTGGTCGCCGCGCACTTCCTCGCCGCGACCCTTCTGTTGACCGCCGCCGTGTGGACCCGGCACGCGGTGCCCGCCGGGGACGGCGGGCCCCCCTCGGACCTCTCCCCCGGCCGGCGGCCTGCCGGCCGGCACCGCACGCTGTCGTGGGCGCTGGTGGCCACGACGGCGCTGCTGGTCGTGGCGGGCACCGTGACCACCGGTTCCGGTCCGCACGCGGGGGACTCCTCCGACGTGCGCCGGATGCCCTTCGACTGGGCCACCGTGACGGTGGTGCACGGCGTGCTGGCCGCCGCGGTACTGGTGCTCGCCGTGCGGCTGCTCGCCGTGCTGCCGCGGGAGGGGTACCGCGCGGCGCGGCGCACGACGGTGCTCTTCGTCGCCGTGCTGGTGGCCCAGGGTGCGGTGGGCGTGTTCCAGTCCCGGACGGGGCTGCCGGAGCTCGCCGTGATCCTGCACCTGCTGGGGTCGGCCCTGGTGTGGGTCGGTGTGCTGCGGGTCCACCTGACGCTCCGGGCGGCGGACACGGCTCTGTCCGGCCTGTACGCGGGTGCGGTCCGCCGGGAGACGGTCGGCGGCGCGGCCCGCGGTTGA
- a CDS encoding hydrolase, producing the protein MFDITKVRAAGGRDLLTPENSVMLFVDHQPQMFFGVGSGDRAAIINSTVGLAKAARAFDVPAVLTTVAAASFSGPLLPQLAAVFPEQGAIDRTSMNAWEDEALVEAVKATGRKKIILSGLWTEVCLVLPALSALEQGYEVYVVSDASGGVSPAAHEHALQRMLAAGAVPVTWVQVLLELQRDWARQETYGAVMEIVKEHAGAYGLGVVYAQSVIGEHAAG; encoded by the coding sequence ATGTTCGACATCACCAAGGTCCGGGCCGCCGGCGGCCGGGACCTGCTGACGCCCGAGAACTCGGTCATGCTCTTCGTCGACCACCAGCCGCAGATGTTCTTCGGCGTCGGCAGCGGCGACCGCGCGGCGATCATCAACAGCACCGTGGGTCTCGCCAAGGCCGCCCGTGCCTTCGACGTCCCCGCCGTGCTCACCACGGTCGCCGCCGCGTCCTTCTCCGGCCCGCTCCTGCCGCAACTCGCCGCCGTGTTCCCCGAGCAGGGCGCCATCGACCGCACCTCCATGAACGCGTGGGAGGACGAGGCGCTCGTCGAGGCGGTCAAGGCCACCGGCCGCAAGAAGATCATCCTGTCGGGGCTGTGGACCGAGGTCTGCCTGGTCCTGCCCGCACTGTCCGCGCTGGAGCAGGGCTACGAGGTCTACGTGGTCTCCGACGCCTCCGGCGGGGTCAGCCCGGCCGCCCACGAGCACGCCCTGCAGCGCATGCTCGCCGCCGGCGCCGTCCCCGTCACCTGGGTACAGGTCCTCCTGGAGCTCCAGCGCGACTGGGCCCGCCAGGAGACGTACGGCGCCGTGATGGAGATCGTCAAGGAGCACGCCGGCGCCTACGGCCTCGGCGTCGTGTACGCGCAGTCGGTCATCGGCGAACACGCAGCGGGCTGA
- a CDS encoding galactose oxidase early set domain-containing protein, translated as MSRSPWSAVLATLPLVASAVLATALPAFATVPGHDGDGPASAGSSHRRTTAGARPGEAASLGEDHARAHAGRRAAARGAQGYPQVKRTQSLDALGASQRRVNAGFTAARSGRFTDYFPAPDFGVHLAQLPTGKVLFFSFERVEADPTKETGPTDRIGGTNAGRAYLWDPAKGTGARAFKNVPPPTVLMPDGTYVPRPAPFFCAGHSFLPNGMVGVFGGNGGGKGGTGARLSFVFDPWTETWFRNRDMAVGRWYPSVVTGADGRQLVMSGQDERGTGHPTPLVERFPARSRPVPWRPYDIPVGLPAERFGADAPFRNDYPHLFSLRDGMIYGLGRDADQQWLFDPAKETRVDLPRRPADFRGYGSAVPLPAGFRGPDSVLVLGGDPRDPLTYRLSGGAWTTDGPRAFGRTQDDTLILPDATLLTVNGALDTRDYGFGPFNPKADLKYRQIELRDARGHWSLGPAQRLPRGYHSNALVLPDGRVLVTGDELQQIANDPDITDGMDGSIELYEPAYLHRGARPALDAVPGHTLAHDTDFQVRTSTPDDVARAVLLAPTTVTHSINTSQRHLELRRTGTRGDTLDLRTPPSAADAPPGYYMLFLLNSRGVPSTAKWVKLGVR; from the coding sequence GTGTCCCGATCCCCCTGGTCCGCCGTGCTGGCCACCCTGCCCCTGGTCGCCTCCGCCGTGCTCGCCACCGCGCTGCCGGCCTTCGCGACCGTTCCCGGGCATGACGGCGACGGCCCCGCGAGCGCCGGTTCCTCCCACCGGAGGACCACCGCCGGGGCCCGGCCCGGCGAAGCGGCCTCCCTCGGCGAGGACCACGCCCGGGCCCACGCCGGCCGGCGAGCGGCCGCCCGGGGTGCGCAGGGCTACCCCCAGGTGAAGCGCACGCAGAGCCTGGACGCGCTGGGCGCCTCCCAGCGGCGGGTCAACGCCGGCTTCACCGCGGCGCGGTCCGGGCGCTTCACCGACTACTTCCCCGCCCCCGACTTCGGGGTCCATCTCGCCCAACTCCCGACGGGCAAGGTGCTCTTCTTCTCCTTCGAGCGGGTCGAGGCGGACCCCACCAAGGAGACCGGGCCCACCGATCGGATCGGCGGCACCAACGCGGGCCGCGCCTACCTCTGGGATCCCGCCAAGGGCACGGGCGCCCGCGCCTTCAAGAACGTGCCGCCGCCCACCGTGCTGATGCCCGACGGCACGTACGTCCCGCGCCCGGCCCCCTTCTTCTGCGCGGGCCACTCCTTCCTGCCCAACGGCATGGTCGGCGTGTTCGGCGGCAACGGCGGCGGCAAGGGCGGCACCGGCGCCCGGCTGTCCTTCGTGTTCGACCCGTGGACCGAGACCTGGTTCCGCAACCGCGACATGGCGGTCGGCCGCTGGTACCCGTCCGTCGTCACCGGCGCGGACGGCCGCCAACTCGTCATGTCCGGGCAGGACGAACGCGGTACGGGACACCCCACCCCGCTGGTGGAACGGTTCCCGGCCCGCAGCCGCCCCGTGCCCTGGCGCCCGTACGACATCCCGGTGGGCCTCCCGGCGGAGCGGTTCGGGGCCGATGCCCCCTTCCGCAACGACTACCCGCACCTCTTCTCGCTCCGCGACGGCATGATCTACGGCCTCGGCCGCGACGCCGACCAGCAATGGCTGTTCGACCCGGCCAAGGAGACCCGCGTCGACCTGCCCCGGCGGCCCGCGGACTTCCGGGGTTACGGATCCGCGGTGCCGCTCCCGGCCGGTTTCCGGGGCCCCGACTCCGTGCTGGTCCTCGGCGGCGACCCGCGCGACCCGCTCACGTACCGGCTGTCCGGCGGCGCCTGGACCACGGACGGCCCGCGCGCGTTCGGCCGCACCCAGGACGACACCCTGATCCTGCCGGACGCGACCCTGCTCACGGTCAACGGAGCCCTGGACACCCGCGACTACGGCTTCGGACCGTTCAACCCCAAGGCCGACCTCAAGTACCGCCAGATCGAACTCCGCGACGCCCGGGGCCACTGGAGCCTGGGGCCCGCCCAACGTCTGCCCCGGGGCTACCACTCCAACGCGCTCGTCCTGCCCGACGGGCGGGTCCTGGTCACCGGCGACGAACTCCAACAGATCGCCAACGACCCCGACATCACGGACGGCATGGACGGCAGCATCGAACTGTATGAACCCGCCTACCTCCACCGGGGGGCCCGACCCGCCCTCGACGCGGTCCCCGGCCACACCCTCGCCCACGACACCGACTTCCAGGTGCGCACCTCCACCCCCGACGACGTGGCGCGGGCCGTGCTGCTCGCGCCGACGACCGTCACGCACTCGATCAACACCAGCCAACGGCACCTGGAGCTGCGCCGCACCGGCACCCGCGGCGACACCCTCGACCTGCGGACCCCGCCCTCCGCCGCCGACGCCCCACCCGGTTACTACATGCTGTTCCTGCTGAACTCCCGGGGCGTCCCCAGCACGGCGAAGTGGGTCAAGCTGGGCGTCCGCTAG
- a CDS encoding alpha/beta hydrolase produces MTNRQPVLETAAQAFANATAQPPYLYQIPPADGRKAVDDVQNGEGVSLPAVDEEWITVQGGPTGEVRTRIVRPRGLTGPLPVILYIHGAGWVFGNAHTHDRLVRELAVGAGAAVVFPEYDLSPEARYPVAIEQNYAVARWIGREGRDKDLDGTRLAVAGDSVGGNMSAALTLMAKERGDVTVVHQVLFYPVTDAAFDTESYEQFATGYFLRREAMQWFWDQYTTEESDRARITASPLRASLDELTGLPPALIVTAEADVLRDEGEAYAAKLRSAGVPVTALRVQGTIHDFVMLNALRETRAAELAIGLAVDTLREALA; encoded by the coding sequence ATGACCAACCGTCAGCCCGTACTGGAAACCGCCGCGCAGGCCTTCGCCAACGCCACCGCGCAGCCGCCGTACCTCTACCAGATCCCGCCCGCCGACGGCCGCAAGGCCGTGGACGACGTACAGAACGGCGAAGGCGTCTCCCTGCCCGCCGTCGACGAGGAGTGGATCACCGTCCAGGGCGGTCCCACCGGGGAGGTCCGCACCCGGATCGTCCGCCCCCGGGGCCTCACCGGCCCCCTCCCCGTCATCCTCTACATCCACGGAGCCGGCTGGGTCTTCGGCAACGCGCACACCCACGACCGGCTGGTCCGCGAACTCGCCGTCGGCGCCGGCGCGGCCGTCGTCTTCCCCGAGTACGACCTCTCGCCCGAGGCGCGCTACCCCGTCGCCATCGAGCAGAACTACGCCGTCGCCCGGTGGATCGGCCGCGAGGGCCGGGACAAGGACCTCGACGGCACGCGCCTCGCCGTCGCCGGCGACTCGGTCGGCGGCAACATGAGCGCCGCCCTCACCCTCATGGCCAAGGAGCGCGGCGACGTCACCGTCGTCCACCAGGTGCTCTTCTACCCGGTCACCGACGCCGCCTTCGACACCGAGTCCTACGAGCAGTTCGCCACCGGCTACTTCCTGCGCCGCGAGGCGATGCAGTGGTTCTGGGACCAGTACACGACCGAGGAGTCCGACCGCGCCCGGATCACCGCCTCGCCGCTGCGCGCCTCCCTCGACGAGCTCACCGGACTGCCCCCCGCCCTGATCGTCACCGCCGAGGCCGACGTCCTGCGCGACGAGGGCGAGGCGTACGCGGCCAAGCTGCGCTCCGCCGGAGTGCCGGTCACCGCGCTGCGCGTCCAGGGGACGATCCACGACTTCGTCATGCTGAACGCGCTGCGGGAGACCCGGGCGGCGGAACTCGCCATCGGCCTCGCCGTCGACACCTTGCGCGAGGCCCTCGCGTGA
- a CDS encoding YdeI/OmpD-associated family protein, with product MDELNGVEIIAFADAGAFEGWLSEHHAREAGVWVKVAKKRSGVPSVSDDELVDIGLCYGWISGQRRSLDDVYYLQKYVPRRPRSLWSRVNVDKVALLTAAGRMREPGLAEVRKAREDGRWEAAYASQKNAEDPPDLAAALAGDPRARSAFEALDRTGRYQLILPLLQALTPKARQDRLDRALRTLRGD from the coding sequence ATGGACGAGTTGAACGGGGTGGAGATCATCGCCTTCGCGGACGCCGGGGCGTTCGAGGGCTGGCTGTCGGAGCACCACGCGCGCGAGGCGGGCGTCTGGGTGAAGGTGGCCAAGAAGCGGAGCGGTGTCCCGTCGGTGAGCGACGACGAACTGGTGGACATCGGGCTCTGCTACGGCTGGATCTCCGGGCAGCGCAGGTCCCTCGACGACGTGTACTACCTCCAGAAGTACGTGCCGCGCCGCCCCCGGAGCCTGTGGTCGCGGGTCAACGTCGACAAGGTGGCGCTGTTGACGGCTGCCGGGCGGATGCGCGAGCCCGGCTTGGCGGAGGTGCGCAAGGCGCGCGAGGACGGTCGCTGGGAGGCGGCGTACGCGTCGCAGAAGAACGCGGAGGACCCGCCGGACCTCGCCGCCGCGCTGGCGGGCGACCCGCGGGCGCGCTCGGCGTTCGAGGCGCTCGACCGGACCGGGCGCTACCAGCTGATCCTGCCGTTGCTCCAGGCGCTCACCCCGAAGGCCCGACAGGATCGTCTCGACCGGGCCCTGCGTACCCTGCGCGGGGACTAG
- a CDS encoding alpha/beta fold hydrolase — protein sequence MPFIKVTEGDSAPVELYYEDHGRGRPVVLIHGWPLNGASWERQTAALLAAGHRVVTYDRRGFGRSDQPCDGYDYDTFAADLNAVLAALDLRDAVLVGFSMGSGEVTRHLGTYGSERIAKAVMIGVVPPFLLKTEDNPGGVDAGVFRGIEEAIRADRFAFLTAFLADFYNVDVLGGERISEEAVRASWNVAAGASAKGTLDCVQAWLTDFRADLPRIDVPTLIIHGDADRTLPVDATAIPLSKAIAGAELHVVEGGPHGLTWTHADEVNAALLAFIG from the coding sequence ATGCCTTTCATCAAGGTCACCGAGGGCGACTCGGCCCCCGTCGAGCTGTACTACGAGGACCACGGCCGGGGACGGCCCGTCGTCCTGATCCACGGATGGCCGCTCAACGGGGCGTCCTGGGAACGCCAGACCGCCGCCCTGCTCGCCGCGGGCCACCGCGTCGTCACCTACGACCGGCGCGGCTTCGGCCGTTCCGACCAGCCCTGCGACGGCTACGACTACGACACCTTCGCCGCCGACCTGAACGCGGTCCTCGCCGCGCTCGACCTGCGTGACGCCGTCCTCGTCGGTTTCTCGATGGGCAGCGGCGAGGTGACCCGTCATCTCGGGACGTACGGCTCGGAGCGCATCGCCAAGGCCGTCATGATCGGGGTCGTGCCGCCCTTCCTGCTCAAGACCGAGGACAACCCCGGCGGAGTCGACGCCGGTGTCTTCCGGGGCATCGAGGAGGCGATCAGGGCCGACCGCTTCGCGTTCCTGACCGCCTTCCTCGCCGACTTCTACAACGTGGACGTGCTGGGCGGCGAGCGGATCAGCGAGGAGGCCGTGCGGGCGAGTTGGAACGTGGCCGCCGGCGCCTCCGCCAAGGGCACCCTCGACTGCGTCCAGGCCTGGCTGACGGACTTCCGCGCCGACCTGCCCCGCATCGACGTCCCCACCCTGATCATCCACGGCGACGCCGACCGGACCCTGCCCGTCGACGCCACCGCGATCCCGCTGTCGAAGGCCATCGCCGGCGCCGAACTGCACGTCGTCGAGGGCGGTCCGCACGGGCTCACCTGGACCCACGCGGACGAGGTCAACGCCGCCCTGCTCGCCTTCATCGGCTGA
- a CDS encoding VWA domain-containing protein: protein MITSKRVAAAACGLLATLAVGLFPAQASAGEPAAKEPPKVELVLDVSGSMRATDIDGKSRMSAAKQAFNDVLDAVPDDVLLGIRTLGANYPGDDRKLGCKDTRPLYPVGPLNRTEAKTAVATLAPTGWTPIGPALLGAADDLKGGDATRRIVLITDGEDTCAPLDPCEVARDIAARGIHLTIDTLGLVPDAKTREQLICIAEATGGTYTSVQHTDQLSGRVKQLVDRAAAPVVTPVATTGTAQCQNAPVLGAGLYTDRETFGEHRWYKVAVKPGQELRASVSIGADRAVNNDYGVMLRASTVHGREIVRGSEAGDGRTDLVSTGLRYPKAVLDDADGNEVTEPETVCLQVSNSFSAPASVKTTPGMPVELTIDVVDGPDDTSDVASFGLGRGWWLLGVLVLTGLVVGVVWGWISRWRISVWRTN from the coding sequence ATGATCACAAGCAAAAGGGTGGCGGCCGCAGCGTGCGGCCTGCTGGCCACACTGGCCGTCGGGCTGTTCCCGGCACAGGCCTCGGCGGGCGAGCCGGCGGCGAAAGAGCCGCCCAAGGTCGAACTGGTCCTGGACGTCAGCGGTTCGATGCGGGCGACCGACATCGACGGGAAGTCCCGGATGTCCGCGGCGAAGCAGGCCTTCAACGACGTGCTCGACGCGGTACCGGACGACGTCCTCCTGGGCATACGGACCCTCGGCGCCAACTATCCCGGTGACGACAGGAAACTCGGCTGCAAGGACACCCGGCCGCTCTACCCCGTCGGTCCGCTGAACCGGACCGAGGCGAAGACGGCCGTGGCCACCCTCGCCCCCACCGGCTGGACCCCGATCGGCCCGGCCCTGCTCGGTGCGGCCGACGACCTCAAGGGCGGTGACGCCACCCGCCGGATCGTGCTCATCACGGACGGCGAGGACACCTGCGCCCCGCTCGACCCCTGCGAGGTCGCCCGCGACATCGCCGCCCGGGGCATCCACCTGACCATCGACACGCTCGGCCTCGTACCCGACGCCAAGACGCGCGAGCAGCTCATCTGCATCGCCGAGGCCACGGGCGGCACCTACACCTCGGTCCAGCACACCGACCAACTCTCCGGCCGCGTCAAACAGCTCGTCGACCGGGCCGCCGCACCCGTGGTCACGCCCGTGGCCACCACGGGAACCGCACAGTGCCAGAACGCCCCCGTGTTGGGGGCCGGCCTCTACACCGACCGCGAGACGTTCGGCGAGCACCGCTGGTACAAGGTGGCCGTCAAGCCCGGCCAGGAACTGCGCGCCTCGGTGAGCATCGGCGCCGACCGCGCCGTCAACAACGACTACGGCGTCATGCTCCGCGCCTCGACCGTTCACGGACGGGAGATCGTCCGGGGCTCGGAGGCCGGTGACGGTCGCACCGACCTCGTCTCCACGGGCCTGCGGTACCCCAAGGCCGTCCTCGACGACGCCGACGGCAACGAGGTGACGGAGCCGGAGACCGTCTGCCTCCAGGTCAGCAACTCCTTCTCGGCCCCCGCCTCGGTCAAGACCACCCCGGGCATGCCCGTCGAACTGACCATCGACGTGGTCGACGGCCCCGACGACACCTCCGACGTGGCGTCCTTCGGCCTCGGGCGCGGCTGGTGGCTCCTGGGCGTGCTCGTGCTCACCGGCCTCGTGGTCGGTGTGGTCTGGGGCTGGATCTCCCGCTGGCGCATCTCCGTCTGGAGGACCAACTGA
- a CDS encoding DoxX family membrane protein — MDTGILILRLLAGLLVAGHGVQKISHRLGGHGLEGGAREFRGDGFRGGNLTALAAGTGQIGSGLLLALGLLTPLAATGVIGVMTVALTVKWHNGLWVQNDGYEYPLVLIATAAALAATGPGAWSLDRVLGLTPYPLWWLGVALVSGIGSGLLTRVVLHTAAPRPTGDA; from the coding sequence TTGGACACCGGCATCCTGATCCTGCGTCTCCTGGCGGGCCTGCTCGTCGCCGGCCACGGAGTGCAGAAGATCAGTCACCGCCTCGGCGGGCACGGACTCGAAGGTGGGGCCCGGGAGTTCCGCGGCGACGGCTTCCGCGGCGGCAACCTGACCGCCCTCGCCGCCGGTACCGGCCAGATCGGCTCCGGGCTCCTGCTGGCCCTGGGGCTGCTCACCCCGCTCGCCGCCACCGGCGTCATCGGCGTCATGACGGTCGCGCTCACCGTCAAATGGCACAACGGGCTCTGGGTGCAGAACGACGGCTACGAATACCCCCTGGTCCTGATCGCGACGGCGGCCGCCCTGGCGGCCACCGGACCCGGCGCCTGGTCCCTGGACCGGGTGCTCGGGCTGACGCCGTACCCCCTGTGGTGGCTCGGCGTCGCCCTGGTCTCGGGAATCGGCAGCGGACTGCTCACCCGGGTCGTCCTGCACACCGCCGCCCCACGCCCGACGGGCGACGCGTAG
- a CDS encoding GntR family transcriptional regulator yields MVVFRIERRSGLPAYLQIVQQVEQALRMGALVEGDKLPTAAQVAASTKVNPNTTLKAYRELERAGLVEVRQGAGTFVLQSSSGPLTDPESPLRAQLGAWMRQAREDGLTPSDVTTLFDTVHAETFPTVGTV; encoded by the coding sequence GTGGTCGTGTTTCGCATCGAACGCCGAAGCGGCCTGCCCGCCTACCTCCAGATCGTCCAACAAGTGGAGCAGGCGCTGCGCATGGGCGCCCTGGTCGAGGGAGACAAACTGCCCACCGCCGCACAGGTGGCGGCCAGCACCAAGGTCAACCCGAACACCACCCTCAAGGCGTACCGCGAACTGGAACGCGCCGGACTCGTCGAGGTACGGCAGGGCGCGGGCACCTTCGTCCTCCAGTCGTCATCGGGCCCCCTGACCGATCCCGAGTCCCCCCTGCGTGCCCAACTCGGCGCCTGGATGCGGCAGGCCCGCGAGGACGGGCTCACACCCTCGGACGTCACCACCCTCTTCGACACCGTGCACGCCGAGACATTCCCGACGGTCGGCACCGTGTAG